In Populus nigra chromosome 1, ddPopNigr1.1, whole genome shotgun sequence, one genomic interval encodes:
- the LOC133675992 gene encoding thaumatin-like protein 1 isoform X1, giving the protein MGSRMPFAIITFTLVIFLYACTHAGAQSVTFDFTNKCPYTVWPGTLTAAGGPSLSSTGFTLATGASSSLSVPVNWSGRLWARTQCSTDASGKFVCATADCASGVIECNGAGAIPPASLAEFTLSGDGGKDFYDISLVDGFNIPISITPQGGSTGCPSTSCAANVNAVCDPSLAVKGSDGTVIACKSACLAFNQPQYCCTGDHNTADTCPPTQYSKTFKQQCPQAYSYAYDDKSSTFTCPSGGNYLITFCP; this is encoded by the exons ATGGGGAGTCGTATGCCCTTTGCTATAATTACCTTCACCCTCGTCATCTTCCTCTATG CTTGCACGCATGCAGGAGCTCAATCTGTGACTTTCGACTTCACAAACAAGTGTCCATACACAGTCTGGCCAGGAACTCTAACGGCTGCTGGCGGTCcgtctttatcttcaactggCTTCACATTGGCAACGGGTGCTTCATCTTCGCTGAGTGTCCCTGTCAATTGGTCTGGCCGCTTGTGGGCCAGAACGCAATGCTCTACAGATGCCTCGGGAAAGTTTGTTTGTGCCACTGCTGACTGTGCCTCTGGTGTCATAGAATGCAATGGAGCCGGTGCGATCCCACCAGCATCCTTGGCAGAATTTACTCTAAGCGGTGATGGTGGGAAAGACTTTTACGATATAAGCCTTGTTGATGGCTTTAACATCCCAATTTCGATAACCCCGCAAGGAGGTTCTACTGGCTGCCCTTCTACAAGCTGTGCAGCTAACGTGAATGCTGTTTGTGATCCTAGTTTAGCAGTGAAAGGTTCAGATGGGACTGTGATTGCCTGCAAGAGTGCGTGTTTGGCATTTAACCAGCCGCAGTACTGCTGCACAGGAGACCATAATACAGCTGACACATGTCCTCCTACCCAATATTCGAAGACTTTCAAGCAGCAGTGTCCTCAAGCTTATAGTTATGCTTATGATGATAAATCGAGCACGTTTACTTGTCCTAGTGGAGGCAACTATTTGATTACCTTTTGTCCATGA
- the LOC133675992 gene encoding thaumatin-like protein 1 isoform X2: MGSRMPFAIITFTLVIFLYGAQSVTFDFTNKCPYTVWPGTLTAAGGPSLSSTGFTLATGASSSLSVPVNWSGRLWARTQCSTDASGKFVCATADCASGVIECNGAGAIPPASLAEFTLSGDGGKDFYDISLVDGFNIPISITPQGGSTGCPSTSCAANVNAVCDPSLAVKGSDGTVIACKSACLAFNQPQYCCTGDHNTADTCPPTQYSKTFKQQCPQAYSYAYDDKSSTFTCPSGGNYLITFCP, translated from the exons ATGGGGAGTCGTATGCCCTTTGCTATAATTACCTTCACCCTCGTCATCTTCCTCTATG GAGCTCAATCTGTGACTTTCGACTTCACAAACAAGTGTCCATACACAGTCTGGCCAGGAACTCTAACGGCTGCTGGCGGTCcgtctttatcttcaactggCTTCACATTGGCAACGGGTGCTTCATCTTCGCTGAGTGTCCCTGTCAATTGGTCTGGCCGCTTGTGGGCCAGAACGCAATGCTCTACAGATGCCTCGGGAAAGTTTGTTTGTGCCACTGCTGACTGTGCCTCTGGTGTCATAGAATGCAATGGAGCCGGTGCGATCCCACCAGCATCCTTGGCAGAATTTACTCTAAGCGGTGATGGTGGGAAAGACTTTTACGATATAAGCCTTGTTGATGGCTTTAACATCCCAATTTCGATAACCCCGCAAGGAGGTTCTACTGGCTGCCCTTCTACAAGCTGTGCAGCTAACGTGAATGCTGTTTGTGATCCTAGTTTAGCAGTGAAAGGTTCAGATGGGACTGTGATTGCCTGCAAGAGTGCGTGTTTGGCATTTAACCAGCCGCAGTACTGCTGCACAGGAGACCATAATACAGCTGACACATGTCCTCCTACCCAATATTCGAAGACTTTCAAGCAGCAGTGTCCTCAAGCTTATAGTTATGCTTATGATGATAAATCGAGCACGTTTACTTGTCCTAGTGGAGGCAACTATTTGATTACCTTTTGTCCATGA